The region GATCTCCTGAAAAAAGAAGATCTCCATAAAAAGGATATAAAACGGATAAAGGCTGTTGCGGTAGAACTGCTGGATAAGCTGAAATCCGAAAAGCTGAAGATAGATAACTGGAGAGCCAAAGAAGCCACACGGGATGCTGTCCGGACTGCCATTAAAGACTTCCTATGGGATGAAAGCATCGGCCTGCCCGTAGACTCATACGAAGAAAATGAAGTCCTCCAAAAGACAAATGAGGTATATACTCATGTGTTTAGAGCGTATCCTACTGTACCTTCTCCTTATTTTGGTGCTGTAAGTTAACGCATAAAAGCCCCTCTCCGGCAGCAAGCCTGGAAAGGGGCTGGAGCAGCATGAAGACACATTTAAATCACTGCGCCCAATAAGCACGCTTAGGGTTAATCCATCAAGTGAGCCGTACTACCCCAATCATAACCGTTTGGTTACGCGTACTCTAAATTTACCATTACCTTGGAAACTGACTTCACCTATCTCACGGTACTCCCCGTCTAGAGAGGCTCCAGCCCCACAAAATCCGCAGCCATCTATACCACTAACACTTATGATTCCTTGATTTTGGTATTTAATCGAATCCCAATCCATGGATATATCAACAGGACAATTATTATTATCAAACTTAAAAGACTGCCTGTTGTCCGAAGAGAGCTTAGATGGTTCACCCTTCTCAAAAAAATAGCAAGTAGATCCATTATCCTCGTTGATGCTTACCCCACTCAAGACTCTACCACCAGAGAAGTTACTAGCAAGTACGGCCTTACTATCTGGATTATAGAAGACCAGAAAACGTCTATGTCTATAGTCAGCGGGACACTCTGTAGATATGACTCCCAGCTTTTGAAGAGCAGGTTCTATTTCTTTCCGAGTCTCCTCCAATTTAACAGAAGAATACTTATCATAAGCAAACTTAATCCCATAATTTAATGATGCTAGTGAGGCATTCGCATACAGCCTCTTCATAGTGGATACAATAGAAAGAGAGTTGCCCTTCTCAGTCATTTTTTTATAGAAACGTTCATCTAAAAGATCTTTAATTTTAGTATCCGGTTTAAGCCGTGCTCCTATGTATACTACTTCAAATGTATCATCATTATTTATCTGAAATTGTATTGTTAACTCACTAGTAGGATCAAAACCATATCTACTAGCAAACTCTTCATCTTTGGTCCATTTTGCACTATTATGAACTAATGTTATATCAGCAGTAAAATTAACAATTTTACGCTTTAACTCTGTTTCAAACTCAGACCATTTGCGATTCTCCAGCCCCTGACAATTATCAAGGACGTCACCGATAGTGACACCTCGATCAAAATTCATATATCCATTCTTAACAACCGAAATATCGCTACCATCACAAGCACATAAACAGAGCAACGCAATCATTGCCACTATCCGCACAACGTTGAGGACCATTCGACTACTCCTTTAATATTTATCCATATTTATAATCACATCTAAACCATCACTTTGCGTATTCTTCAACACCTCTTAGCACCGATCAGTGCCTTTTCTCAAGTCAAAATACAACCATTCATGGGTTTGAAATAAGAGCAGAACTCCTCATGATTTGAATATGAGGAGATCAAGGTGAACAATTACGCTGAAATTATTGGACAAAACATACGAGAGTTACGAAAAAGCTTAAATCTAAGCCAGCAGCAAATGGCTGAGAAGGCAGAGATAAGCTATAAATATCTTGGGGAAATTGAGCGCGGCGTGGTCAATCTGTCAGTTGAAATTCTTATGAAGATTTCCGATGCGCTACAGATCACACCTGACAAACTACTCCAGCCCAAAAAGAAGCTGAACAGTACAGCCCTTGAAGCACAGGCCCTTCTAGGTGAATTATCTCCCAAACAGCTTGTAATCGCTTTAGATATGATTAAAGTACTCATAAAGCACTCCAATACCGACAATTAAAGCTGTCAAACGCTTTTCAAATAATCTCAGACATATATTACTCCTATAGAAAAGGATCTTTTTAATCTTTCAGTCCCTGCCCGGTCATCCGAGCGGGGACTTTTCTATTTCAGGAGGAGTCTATGAATGGAACCAACCTTTGTTCACCGGAAATCACAGATCTGGCCGGGGCGATGCTCAGGGTGCAGCAGGCTTTAAAGCCTGCCGCGAAGGATGGACAAAACAATTTTACAAACAGCAGATACGCTAGCCTGCAATCTGTTATGGAAACATGTCGTGAAGCTTTGCTGGCAAACGGGATCTGGCTGACTCAGTTGCCGGTACAGGTAGACAATGGGAGTCTTGGACTGGTCAGCAAAATCGTCCATGCGGAATCAGGGCAGTGGCAGTCCTCATTACTGGTCATGCCGTTACCCAAAGGTGACCCACAGGGCTATGGATCAGCCATGACTTATGCTCGCAGGTATGGTCTTGCAGCCTTGATTGGAATCGTTACCGAGCATGATGACGATGGAGAGGGATCGTGCCGCCCGCAAAACCAAAATAGCGGATACAATCCGGGTAGACATCTGGGAACACAGTCCTCGTCTACCCCGCAAAAGAAATCTCAGCCCTCTGAACCGGTCAACCCGAACCTGCCGCGTCTTGAGGGAGTGCAGTACCGTAAGGAGAATGCACGGGATGGCAAACCTTGTATTCTGGCAACCGGTAACACTCTTCAGCAGAAAGATTCACTACGTAAGGCCGGGTTTCGCTGGGATGGTAACCGCAAATTGTGGTGGAAATACGAACAGGCCGCATAGCCGGTAACAAAATTTAACGCAGCACATGAAGCGCGTCTCTTCGGAGGCGCGCTTTTTTGTTGTCCAAAGGAGCATCTATGGAACCCCTCAGTGACATTACAATTTTTCTGTCCACTTCCGGGCTCTCAAAATTCAACAACAAACTGGCTGAAGCTCAAAGGACGTTGACCAAACCGGAGCTGGTAGCCGTGCAGGAAATGCTTGAAGAAAACGTGAGCAATCAGACAGGACAAGGATATGGAGGCCACCTCTTTTACTGGACTCGTACAGCATGGGACGATCACCATCCTTTGGTCTCTCTGCTGGAATCGGTCCTAGAAGAACTCGATACCGTTGACTACAGCTTCCTGCGCATCGGTGAGGACGAAAGTGATTTCGAAACTCGCGGCGACTATTACAATAACCCTTTTGATAATCCAGACGGTCTGATCCAACAGGTCGTGTCAGGTAATTGCGGAGGATAACATGACCAATACAATCGAAGAAATTGAAAGACTCCGTCCAGCTGAGCTGGATGCTGGGTTGATCTTCAGCGGAAAGACTTCCGGACGCATGGTACAGGGATTTGGAGAGGCCTCATCATTCACCCCGAGTCTGGATGTCGAATACCTTTTTCATGAATCCAGCCGGGATGTGGTGGTCTGGTTCATGGACAGTTCCGACCCGATCTATCTGTTTGGACCGAGCGGCAGTGGTAAGACAAGTCTCATCAAGCAGCTTGCGGCCAAACTTAATTACCCGGTGTTCGAAATCACCGGCCATAGTCGTTTGGAGTTTCCGGAGATGGTCGGTCACCTGACTGTAGAAGAGGGCAGTATGGAATTTCAGTATGGACCTCTTGCTCTGGCAATGAAATACGGCGGTCTTCTGCTCTTGAATGAAATCGACATTATTGATCCGGCGACTGCGGCAGGACTGAACGGGATTCTGGACGGCGAACCGCTGTGCATTCCGGAAAACTCTGGAGAAATTATTCATCCGCATCCCATGTTCAGGTTTGCAGCTACAGCTAACTCTAATGGTGCAGCAGACGAAACCGGGCTTTATCAAGGAGTCGT is a window of Maridesulfovibrio sp. DNA encoding:
- a CDS encoding helix-turn-helix transcriptional regulator — its product is MNNYAEIIGQNIRELRKSLNLSQQQMAEKAEISYKYLGEIERGVVNLSVEILMKISDALQITPDKLLQPKKKLNSTALEAQALLGELSPKQLVIALDMIKVLIKHSNTDN
- a CDS encoding ERF family protein; the protein is MNGTNLCSPEITDLAGAMLRVQQALKPAAKDGQNNFTNSRYASLQSVMETCREALLANGIWLTQLPVQVDNGSLGLVSKIVHAESGQWQSSLLVMPLPKGDPQGYGSAMTYARRYGLAALIGIVTEHDDDGEGSCRPQNQNSGYNPGRHLGTQSSSTPQKKSQPSEPVNPNLPRLEGVQYRKENARDGKPCILATGNTLQQKDSLRKAGFRWDGNRKLWWKYEQAA
- a CDS encoding AAA family ATPase, with amino-acid sequence MTNTIEEIERLRPAELDAGLIFSGKTSGRMVQGFGEASSFTPSLDVEYLFHESSRDVVVWFMDSSDPIYLFGPSGSGKTSLIKQLAAKLNYPVFEITGHSRLEFPEMVGHLTVEEGSMEFQYGPLALAMKYGGLLLLNEIDIIDPATAAGLNGILDGEPLCIPENSGEIIHPHPMFRFAATANSNGAADETGLYQGVVRQNLAFMDRFWLCEIGYPTPEAETELLTRKARNLPENIRKKMVEYANSVRKLFMGEASGNLTDTIEVTFSTRTLIRWADLTVRFQPLARQGIQPVTYALDRALGYRASRETRTVLHELAQRTFPVEDGSESTP